A genomic region of Vicinamibacterales bacterium contains the following coding sequences:
- a CDS encoding DUF58 domain-containing protein produces MPAPAASRDLRFLDPAVIARLGSMELKARTIVEGFLSGLHRSPYKGFSVEFAEYRQYLPGDDLSRLDWKVYARSDRHYVKRFEEETNLECHLLLDVSGSMGYRGGAAVSKLEYGCMLAASLAYLMSRQRDATGLIPFDETIRPRLPASARPGHLQAILHALDRIAPAGRSNVGRPLHQLADTLTKRSLAVVISDLLDEPDRIVSGLEHLRYRGTDVIVFQVLDPHELQFPFRGAARFTDVETADVVTADPAQVRGPYLDAMDGLRARYEKALRSHGIDFLGLDTSKPLDFALLAYLDARGKGKGR; encoded by the coding sequence ATGCCCGCGCCAGCCGCTTCCCGCGACCTCCGCTTTCTCGATCCCGCCGTCATCGCGCGGCTCGGGTCGATGGAGCTCAAGGCGCGAACGATCGTCGAGGGCTTCCTGTCCGGGCTGCACCGCAGCCCCTACAAGGGGTTCAGCGTCGAGTTCGCGGAGTACCGGCAGTATCTCCCCGGCGACGACCTGTCCAGGCTCGACTGGAAGGTCTACGCGCGCTCGGATCGGCACTACGTGAAGAGGTTCGAGGAGGAGACGAACCTGGAATGCCATCTCCTGCTCGACGTCAGCGGATCGATGGGCTATCGCGGCGGCGCAGCGGTCAGCAAGCTCGAGTACGGCTGCATGCTGGCGGCTTCGCTCGCCTATCTCATGAGCCGGCAGCGGGACGCCACCGGGCTGATCCCGTTCGACGAGACGATCCGGCCGCGGCTGCCGGCGTCGGCGCGGCCGGGCCACCTCCAGGCGATCCTGCACGCCCTCGACCGGATCGCGCCGGCAGGGCGATCGAACGTCGGCCGGCCCCTGCACCAGCTCGCCGACACGCTGACCAAGCGCAGCCTGGCGGTGGTCATCTCGGATCTGCTCGACGAGCCCGACCGGATCGTCAGCGGCCTCGAGCACCTCCGCTACCGCGGCACCGACGTGATCGTCTTCCAGGTCCTCGATCCGCACGAACTCCAGTTTCCGTTTCGCGGCGCCGCCCGCTTCACCGATGTCGAAACGGCCGACGTGGTGACCGCCGATCCGGCCCAGGTGCGCGGGCCGTATCTCGACGCGATGGACGGGCTGCGCGCGCGGTACGAGAAGGCGCTGCGCAGCCACGGCATCGACTTCCTCGGGCTCGATACGTCGAAGCCGCTCGATTTCGCGCTGCTCGCGTATCTGGACGCGCGGGGAAAGGGGAAGGGGCGGTGA
- a CDS encoding DUF4175 family protein → MTPRTELTAALGLVRRRWFRLSALNAAAQAMFAIAVIATAAWALGREDRVGDEAALALGVLAAAAALGAVAVCTWRLRRRPDDASVARFVEERFPECGDAIVTAVDLAGRSADAGDFAPLVAAGAAHRLRTLDLDAVVDSRAIGVAALRAAGAAVVCAAALAIAAPYLQRLADIAYVRLSPGAVVLTVTPGDLRVAAGKPAIITAAVRVRARSLAHVSPQITLDAGGETITLPMERAGGGYQLRVPSVDRSFHYRVSAGPAVSRAYSVTALHAAHVERIDLQYDFPAFTSLPPRFERDGGDVYAPAGTRVRVLVHTDKPVRTGALAFSQGRGPATLGRLEDRTMVASITVAEEGAYRVGLIDADGLASESVEYFVRVIDDRPPDVHILRPGNDEGVTSLQEVPIEAGADDDFGIARMELVYSVAGGTEQVVPFTAVSGGPLARVGSRTLAVEDLKVKPGDVIAYYARAWDVPRAKPSTMATSEIFFLEVQPFNEEYSLAVSQSAMQAAIATQLEGLISAQKEIISATWNLERRSAAGRSSTDVKGVADAQIELKGRAERAAGAEQERRRIAKAPGALAAGRQTPQPAAASDPVRAAVEAMGHAAEQLQGQQTAGAMPHEMAALNALLRAQSEIREHQVAQQQSGAGNPFGNRNQVDLSSLFDRELKRQQKSNYEDKAPAGNQQEPAGVENALDRIRDLARRQEELSRQQRDLARGGTDAGEAARQLERLTREQEALRRQLQDAVNQQTRGGRPEPDLADALQQMRDAAAGGQQADASAVAARGQQAAEALRRAEAQLQTGTPNARKRALGDLQLESQQVAEEQRRIAGEAGRLDQEGGGAADARRRLAGDKDRLADRVDALQESAGRLPAAGEAARSLSGAHLGRRMRETARQLRDGHSATSAPAEQQMAEALDGIARRLGAAGADGAGGEAQGATAQTAADLDELRDARDRIARLERQMRDLQHEGGQRSGGSDRRGGAGDAGVNDLQRRLDQELSRTRDLLDRLPRADAQSGGRGATPEAHEWSHSAPGTEAFKQDYGRWQSLTAEAGRALERAERTTSARLSSSLARDRLAAGGSERVPDAYRRQVSRYFEAIAAGSGGGR, encoded by the coding sequence ATGACGCCGCGTACGGAGCTGACCGCGGCACTTGGCCTGGTCCGGCGGCGCTGGTTCCGACTCTCTGCGCTGAACGCGGCGGCTCAGGCGATGTTCGCGATCGCGGTCATTGCGACGGCGGCCTGGGCACTTGGTCGAGAGGATCGCGTCGGCGACGAGGCGGCCCTCGCGCTCGGCGTCCTTGCCGCGGCGGCGGCGCTGGGCGCGGTCGCGGTCTGCACCTGGCGGCTGCGCCGGCGCCCCGACGACGCTTCGGTGGCGCGATTCGTCGAGGAGCGGTTCCCGGAATGCGGCGACGCGATCGTGACCGCGGTCGATCTGGCCGGGCGCTCGGCCGACGCCGGCGACTTCGCGCCGCTCGTCGCCGCCGGTGCGGCGCACCGTCTTCGCACGCTCGATCTCGACGCCGTCGTCGATTCGCGGGCCATCGGCGTGGCCGCGCTTCGGGCCGCAGGAGCGGCGGTGGTGTGCGCGGCGGCGCTCGCCATCGCGGCGCCGTACCTCCAGCGGCTCGCCGACATCGCCTACGTGCGGCTGTCCCCTGGCGCGGTCGTCCTGACCGTGACGCCGGGCGACCTCCGCGTGGCCGCCGGCAAGCCCGCCATCATCACCGCGGCGGTGCGCGTGCGCGCGCGGTCCCTGGCGCACGTCTCGCCGCAGATCACGCTCGACGCCGGCGGAGAGACGATCACGCTGCCGATGGAGCGTGCCGGAGGCGGCTATCAGCTCAGGGTCCCGAGCGTGGACCGGTCGTTTCACTACCGCGTCTCGGCCGGTCCGGCGGTGTCGCGTGCCTACAGCGTGACGGCACTGCACGCCGCACACGTCGAGCGCATCGATCTGCAGTACGACTTCCCCGCGTTCACCAGTCTGCCGCCCCGGTTCGAACGCGACGGCGGCGACGTCTACGCGCCCGCCGGCACCCGTGTGCGCGTCCTCGTCCACACCGACAAGCCGGTGCGCACCGGCGCGCTGGCGTTCTCGCAGGGACGAGGGCCAGCGACGCTCGGCCGGCTCGAGGATCGCACGATGGTGGCCTCGATCACGGTGGCGGAGGAAGGCGCCTACCGCGTCGGATTGATCGACGCCGACGGGCTGGCCTCGGAGAGCGTCGAGTACTTCGTTCGCGTCATCGACGACCGTCCGCCCGACGTCCACATCCTGCGCCCAGGCAACGACGAAGGGGTCACGTCCCTGCAGGAGGTGCCGATTGAAGCGGGCGCCGACGACGACTTCGGGATCGCCAGGATGGAGCTCGTCTACTCGGTTGCGGGCGGCACCGAACAGGTGGTGCCGTTCACGGCGGTGTCAGGTGGGCCGCTTGCCCGGGTCGGCTCCCGCACGCTCGCGGTCGAGGACCTGAAGGTGAAACCGGGAGACGTCATTGCGTATTACGCCCGCGCCTGGGATGTGCCGCGGGCCAAGCCGTCGACCATGGCCACGAGCGAGATCTTTTTTCTCGAGGTGCAGCCGTTCAACGAGGAGTACTCGCTGGCGGTGAGCCAGTCGGCGATGCAGGCCGCGATCGCGACGCAGCTCGAAGGGCTGATCTCCGCTCAGAAGGAAATCATCAGCGCGACCTGGAACCTCGAGCGCCGATCGGCAGCAGGGCGATCCTCGACCGACGTCAAAGGCGTCGCCGATGCGCAGATCGAGCTGAAGGGACGCGCCGAACGCGCCGCCGGCGCCGAGCAGGAGCGGCGCCGCATCGCAAAAGCGCCCGGTGCGCTCGCCGCGGGGCGACAGACGCCGCAGCCAGCGGCCGCTTCCGACCCGGTGCGGGCGGCGGTCGAGGCGATGGGGCACGCCGCCGAACAGTTGCAGGGGCAGCAGACCGCCGGCGCAATGCCGCACGAGATGGCGGCGCTCAACGCACTGCTGCGGGCGCAGTCCGAGATTCGGGAACACCAGGTGGCGCAGCAGCAGTCTGGCGCGGGCAATCCGTTCGGCAACCGCAACCAGGTGGATCTGTCGAGCCTGTTCGACCGGGAGCTGAAGCGGCAGCAGAAGAGCAACTACGAGGACAAGGCGCCTGCCGGGAACCAGCAGGAACCCGCTGGCGTCGAAAACGCGCTCGACCGGATCCGCGACCTGGCGCGACGCCAGGAAGAGCTGTCGCGGCAGCAGCGCGATCTTGCCAGGGGGGGCACCGACGCAGGCGAGGCGGCTCGGCAGCTCGAAAGGCTGACCCGCGAGCAGGAAGCGCTGCGGCGGCAGCTCCAGGACGCCGTCAACCAGCAGACTCGCGGCGGCCGGCCGGAGCCGGATCTGGCCGATGCGCTGCAGCAGATGCGCGACGCCGCGGCCGGAGGGCAGCAGGCGGACGCGTCCGCCGTGGCGGCCCGGGGACAGCAGGCGGCGGAGGCGCTGCGCCGCGCCGAAGCGCAGCTCCAGACCGGCACACCGAACGCCCGGAAACGCGCCCTCGGCGATCTGCAGCTCGAATCGCAGCAGGTCGCTGAAGAGCAGCGGCGGATCGCCGGCGAAGCAGGTCGCCTCGATCAGGAAGGGGGCGGCGCCGCGGACGCGCGGCGTCGGCTCGCCGGCGACAAGGATCGCCTGGCCGATCGCGTCGACGCATTGCAGGAGTCGGCCGGCCGGCTGCCGGCGGCCGGGGAGGCGGCGCGCAGTCTCAGCGGCGCCCACTTGGGCCGCCGCATGCGCGAGACCGCGCGCCAGCTGCGCGACGGCCACTCGGCTACGAGCGCGCCCGCCGAGCAGCAGATGGCGGAGGCCCTCGATGGTATCGCCCGGCGGCTCGGAGCCGCTGGCGCGGACGGAGCCGGCGGAGAGGCGCAGGGCGCCACCGCGCAGACTGCCGCGGATCTCGACGAGCTGCGCGACGCGCGCGACCGCATCGCCAGGCTCGAGCGGCAGATGCGCGACCTTCAGCACGAGGGCGGCCAGCGCTCGGGAGGGTCGGACCGCCGCGGCGGCGCGGGTGACGCCGGCGTCAACGACTTGCAGCGCCGGCTCGATCAGGAACTGTCGCGGACGAGGGATCTACTCGATCGCCTGCCGCGCGCCGATGCGCAGTCGGGCGGCCGAGGGGCGACGCCGGAAGCGCACGAGTGGAGCCACTCCGCGCCGGGAACGGAAGCGTTCAAGCAGGACTACGGCCGCTGGCAGTCGCTGACGGCGGAGGCAGGCCGCGCGCTCGAGCGCGCCGAGCGGACGACCTCGGCTCGTCTGTCGTCGTCACTGGCCCGCGATCGGCTGGCGGCCGGCGGCAGCGAACGCGTCCCGGACGCGTACCGGCGGCAGGTGTCGCGCTATTTCGAGGCGATCGCGGCCGGGTCGGGAGGCGGCCGGTGA
- a CDS encoding DUF4159 domain-containing protein, with amino-acid sequence MRTRAWGVAGLALLGAASWLVVPPALDRWIGGPLFAQAPPVPAAPDPRFAGLQWGFVRVHYTAWTFPPRPGVSPYDEPWYIDAPAADWNLSRRVRTATAIQVNDPIEIRLQDPDLFNHPWIYIVEGGNLRLKDAEVPILREFLLRGGTLTFDDFHGPIEWSNVEGELKRVFPDRRIIDLPKDHPVFNCFYHFETFPQTPGLGSFLMGRTWEKGGYVAHLRAIEDDNGRAMVLINWNVDMGDGWEWSNASEYPGYVKYTAQAYRMEINEIIYTLTH; translated from the coding sequence ATGCGGACGCGCGCGTGGGGCGTGGCGGGGCTCGCGCTGCTGGGAGCGGCGTCGTGGCTCGTTGTACCTCCGGCGCTCGACCGCTGGATCGGCGGCCCGCTCTTCGCCCAGGCGCCGCCCGTGCCGGCGGCGCCCGATCCGCGGTTTGCCGGATTGCAGTGGGGCTTCGTCCGGGTTCACTACACGGCGTGGACGTTCCCGCCGCGCCCAGGGGTGAGCCCGTATGACGAGCCCTGGTATATCGACGCGCCGGCGGCCGACTGGAATCTCTCGCGCCGGGTGCGCACCGCGACCGCGATCCAGGTCAACGACCCGATCGAGATCCGCCTCCAGGATCCCGACCTCTTCAATCACCCGTGGATCTACATCGTGGAGGGAGGCAATCTGCGTCTCAAGGACGCAGAGGTGCCGATCCTGCGCGAGTTCCTGCTGCGGGGCGGCACGCTCACCTTCGACGACTTCCATGGACCGATCGAGTGGAGCAACGTCGAAGGCGAGCTCAAGCGCGTGTTCCCCGACCGCCGGATCATCGATCTGCCGAAGGACCATCCGGTGTTCAACTGCTTCTATCACTTCGAGACGTTCCCGCAGACGCCTGGGCTCGGCTCGTTCCTGATGGGCCGGACCTGGGAAAAGGGCGGCTACGTGGCGCATCTGCGCGCCATCGAAGACGACAACGGCCGCGCCATGGTCCTCATCAACTGGAACGTCGACATGGGCGACGGCTGGGAATGGTCGAACGCCTCGGAGTACCCGGGCTATGTGAAGTACACGGCGCAGGCCTACCGGATGGAAATCAACGAAATCATCTACACGCTGACGCACTGA
- a CDS encoding rhomboid family intramembrane serine protease, producing MFPVSDVIPSRTVPVVTIALIVLNALVFLYEVTLGPTELRVFMASYAVVPTSFWWPSLVTSQFLHAGWMHIIWNMVYLWIFGDNVEDRLGHVGHLVFYLGAGAAAALLQVLFNPFSAIPMVGASGAIAAVMGAYFVLYPQSRVLTAVFLLFFFDLVEIPAVVFLGFWFLMQLLSGVGSLGVRNAAAGGTAFWAHVGGFAVGAAVGFVLRRRGHSWHDDSYVA from the coding sequence ATGTTCCCGGTCAGCGACGTCATCCCGTCGCGGACGGTGCCGGTCGTCACCATCGCCCTCATCGTCCTCAACGCGCTCGTCTTTCTCTATGAGGTGACGCTCGGTCCGACCGAACTGCGGGTGTTCATGGCGTCGTACGCGGTCGTGCCGACCTCGTTCTGGTGGCCGTCGCTCGTCACCAGCCAGTTCCTGCACGCCGGCTGGATGCACATCATCTGGAACATGGTCTACCTGTGGATCTTCGGCGACAACGTCGAGGATCGGCTCGGTCATGTCGGGCATCTGGTGTTCTATCTCGGCGCCGGCGCCGCCGCCGCGCTCCTCCAGGTGCTGTTCAACCCGTTTTCCGCGATCCCGATGGTCGGCGCGAGCGGCGCCATCGCCGCCGTGATGGGGGCGTACTTCGTCCTCTACCCGCAATCGCGGGTGCTCACCGCGGTGTTCCTCCTGTTCTTCTTCGATCTCGTCGAGATTCCGGCGGTCGTCTTCCTGGGCTTCTGGTTTCTCATGCAGCTGCTGAGCGGCGTCGGATCCCTTGGCGTGAGGAATGCGGCCGCCGGCGGCACAGCCTTTTGGGCCCACGTCGGAGGATTTGCGGTCGGGGCGGCGGTCGGGTTCGTGCTGCGGCGGCGAGGCCACTCGTGGCACGACGACAGTTACGTGGCGTGA
- a CDS encoding glutamine amidotransferase, translated as MTFENPLPWWGLVAVVAAAAGVASLAYRSVPIGPLRRRALSALRCATLLWIVVCLMRPVGRPSAAALHDAVVPILVDTSRSMGIADAGGIRRIDRARDVVQREVLPAIAPRFQTELLRFGDRMAASTPADLSATDRRTALADALRAVTDRYRGRPVAGIVLVSDGGDNGVADAAAAAAGGPPVLAIGVGSPATSRDRELVSVTAAESVMSDATIDVTAEAVAHGYGAAPIELRLLENGRSVELRRATPAADGVPVSETFRVSPARDVPTVYTVEIPAAGDELVAENNARSVLVPPADRPRRILFVQGAPGFDHAFLRRAWITDRALEVDTVVRKGRDDSGAQTFYVQADPSRAQALIGGYPATREALFAYDAIVLSNVDPDLLSTAQLAMTRAFVGERGGGLLLLGARALQHQGLRNTPLEEVLPLELGDKSGGALPPVGEPGRDRVALTPAGRAHPIMQLTAAAGENERRWAAIPALASVSALGGPRAGASVLAISGGPGGVPRALVAVERFGEGRSMIFTGEASWRWKMNLPAGDQSYDRFWRQAIRWLAHAAPDPVSMTLPAASAPSDGIAVSVAVRDRAFVTRPDAIVDVRMTAPSGRIETVRAAPRPGGTFLATLRAPEPGVYRFAADAREGSTALGASLGTLLVGGVDAEMVDPRLNEEALRRVARASGGAVIGSAQGIDTAALLDRLQAAAPVAALRARVDLWHTGWSFAILAGLLALEWLARRAAGLR; from the coding sequence GTGACCTTCGAGAACCCGCTGCCCTGGTGGGGACTCGTCGCGGTCGTCGCAGCAGCGGCGGGCGTGGCGTCACTCGCCTACCGCAGTGTGCCGATCGGGCCCCTCCGGCGCCGCGCCCTGTCGGCGCTCCGCTGCGCCACGCTGCTCTGGATTGTCGTCTGCCTGATGCGGCCGGTCGGGCGGCCGTCGGCGGCGGCGCTTCACGACGCCGTCGTGCCGATCCTGGTGGATACGTCACGCAGCATGGGGATTGCCGACGCGGGCGGCATCCGCCGCATCGATCGCGCGCGCGACGTCGTCCAGCGCGAAGTGCTGCCTGCGATCGCACCGCGTTTCCAGACCGAGCTGCTTCGCTTCGGCGATCGGATGGCCGCGTCGACGCCGGCAGATCTCTCGGCGACCGATCGCCGCACCGCTCTCGCCGACGCCTTGCGCGCCGTGACGGATCGCTACCGCGGGCGCCCCGTCGCCGGCATCGTGCTGGTCAGCGACGGTGGCGACAACGGCGTGGCCGACGCGGCCGCGGCGGCGGCCGGCGGGCCGCCGGTGCTGGCGATCGGTGTCGGATCGCCGGCGACCTCCCGGGATCGCGAACTGGTCAGCGTGACGGCCGCAGAGTCGGTGATGAGCGACGCAACCATCGACGTCACCGCCGAGGCCGTGGCGCACGGCTACGGCGCGGCGCCGATCGAACTGCGGCTGCTCGAGAACGGGCGGTCCGTCGAACTGCGGAGGGCGACGCCGGCGGCCGATGGCGTACCGGTCAGCGAGACCTTTCGGGTGTCGCCAGCGCGCGACGTGCCGACCGTCTACACCGTCGAGATTCCCGCGGCCGGCGACGAGTTGGTCGCCGAGAACAACGCGCGAAGCGTGCTCGTTCCCCCGGCCGATCGGCCCCGTCGCATCCTGTTCGTGCAGGGGGCGCCCGGCTTCGACCATGCGTTCCTGCGGCGGGCGTGGATCACGGATCGCGCGCTCGAAGTCGATACCGTGGTCCGCAAGGGACGCGACGACTCCGGCGCGCAGACGTTCTACGTGCAGGCGGATCCATCACGCGCCCAGGCGCTCATCGGCGGCTACCCGGCGACCCGCGAGGCGCTCTTCGCCTACGACGCGATCGTGCTCTCGAACGTCGATCCGGATCTACTGAGCACCGCGCAGCTGGCGATGACGCGGGCATTCGTCGGGGAGCGCGGCGGCGGGTTGCTGCTGCTCGGGGCGCGCGCCCTCCAGCACCAGGGGCTTCGCAACACCCCGCTCGAGGAGGTGCTGCCGCTCGAGCTCGGCGACAAGAGCGGCGGTGCGCTGCCGCCGGTGGGGGAGCCCGGGCGCGATCGCGTCGCGCTGACACCCGCCGGCCGGGCACACCCGATCATGCAGCTCACCGCCGCGGCAGGTGAGAACGAGCGGCGGTGGGCGGCGATTCCGGCGCTGGCGTCGGTGTCGGCGCTCGGCGGACCGAGGGCCGGCGCCAGCGTGCTGGCGATCAGCGGCGGTCCGGGCGGCGTGCCGCGGGCGCTCGTTGCGGTGGAACGCTTCGGCGAAGGCCGATCGATGATCTTCACCGGCGAGGCATCCTGGCGTTGGAAGATGAACCTGCCGGCGGGCGACCAGTCCTACGATCGATTCTGGAGGCAGGCGATCCGCTGGCTGGCGCACGCGGCGCCGGATCCAGTGTCGATGACGCTGCCGGCGGCGTCGGCGCCCAGCGACGGCATTGCCGTCAGCGTCGCGGTCCGAGACCGTGCCTTCGTGACGCGCCCCGACGCCATCGTGGACGTGCGCATGACCGCCCCTTCGGGCCGCATCGAGACCGTGCGCGCCGCGCCGCGTCCAGGTGGGACGTTCCTTGCGACCCTGCGCGCGCCGGAACCCGGCGTCTACCGCTTCGCCGCCGACGCGCGGGAGGGATCGACTGCGCTCGGCGCCTCCCTCGGTACGCTGCTGGTCGGCGGTGTCGACGCCGAGATGGTCGATCCGCGCCTGAACGAGGAGGCGCTGCGGCGCGTGGCGCGCGCGTCGGGCGGGGCCGTGATCGGGTCCGCGCAGGGCATCGATACCGCCGCGTTGCTCGATCGGCTGCAGGCAGCGGCGCCCGTTGCGGCGCTTCGCGCCCGGGTGGATCTGTGGCACACCGGCTGGTCGTTCGCGATCCTTGCCGGTCTGCTGGCGCTCGAATGGCTGGCCAGACGCGCCGCGGGGCTGCGATGA
- a CDS encoding AAA family ATPase — MNMQTTPMAAIAERVADGRQRILAELRKVIVGQDEAIEQVLMALFTGGHCLITGVPGLAKTLLIRTLAEIFDLSFKRIQFTPDLMPADITGTEILDEEGGRRSLRFVKGPVFAQILLADEINRTPPKTQAALLEAMQEFHVTAAGRTYPLERPFFVLATQNPIELEGTYPLPEAQLDRFLFNIVVSYLSEDDEVRVATQTTGTDVPRPARVLGGADILDYQHLVRQVVVAEEVARYAVRLVDSSRPGRQQQLAFVKDWVKWGAGLRASQSLILAAKARALMEGRYHVSVADLRALAKPILRHRIIPNFYAESERITSDILVDRLIDAVPAPRSGM, encoded by the coding sequence ATGAACATGCAGACCACTCCCATGGCCGCGATCGCCGAGCGCGTCGCCGACGGACGCCAGCGCATCCTCGCCGAGCTGCGCAAGGTGATCGTCGGTCAAGACGAGGCGATCGAGCAGGTGCTGATGGCGCTCTTCACTGGCGGCCACTGCCTCATCACCGGCGTGCCCGGACTCGCCAAGACGCTCCTCATCCGGACACTGGCCGAGATCTTCGACCTCTCGTTCAAGCGCATCCAGTTCACGCCCGATCTGATGCCGGCCGACATCACCGGCACGGAAATCCTGGACGAGGAGGGCGGACGCCGCAGCCTGCGTTTCGTGAAAGGCCCGGTGTTCGCACAGATCCTGCTGGCCGACGAGATCAACCGCACGCCGCCCAAGACGCAGGCGGCGCTGCTCGAGGCGATGCAGGAATTCCACGTCACCGCGGCGGGCCGCACCTATCCGCTTGAGCGGCCGTTTTTCGTGCTCGCCACCCAGAACCCGATCGAGCTCGAGGGCACCTATCCGCTCCCCGAAGCACAGCTCGACCGGTTCCTCTTCAACATTGTCGTCTCCTACCTGAGTGAAGACGACGAGGTGCGCGTGGCTACGCAGACGACCGGCACGGACGTGCCGCGGCCGGCTCGCGTGCTGGGCGGCGCCGACATCCTGGACTATCAGCATCTCGTCCGCCAGGTGGTGGTCGCCGAGGAGGTGGCGCGGTACGCGGTGCGGCTGGTCGATTCGTCGCGCCCTGGGCGGCAGCAGCAGCTCGCTTTCGTCAAGGACTGGGTGAAGTGGGGCGCCGGGCTGCGCGCCTCGCAGTCGCTGATTCTGGCGGCGAAAGCGCGCGCGCTGATGGAGGGGCGATACCACGTGTCGGTCGCCGACCTGCGCGCCCTGGCCAAGCCGATCCTCCGCCACCGGATCATCCCCAACTTCTACGCGGAATCGGAGAGGATCACGTCCGACATCCTCGTCGATCGGCTCATCGACGCGGTGCCGGCGCCGCGCAGCGGCATGTAG
- a CDS encoding VWA domain-containing protein, whose amino-acid sequence MSFLTPLYLIGGALVLLPVVLHLLRRDVAPPVPFTAVHLLRGTPVARTRRRHLRDLLLLATRVAALLLLAGSFARPYRAAVAAPAGTTVVAVDRSFSMGPPARMARARELAQQAIDGARGDRVVVVAFDDRAEVVSASGTVADAHAALASMQAGYGATVYAAALDKAADLLVDADGGRLVIVSDLQRSGFDQSGATLPDGIDLRVLDAGGATANLSVSSATIDHRRVIVTARNGGPAPRTAVLSVAADGRDLPARRLELQGNDTVDVAFEAPADVRAVRARLSGDAADGPTADDERYAVGESRSRPRMLIVSGAPGSKNGFYLSRALLAEGDEGPDFDVRSVSGVAFSAMSDADLHNDQAIALLSTRGLDRHAGERLRHFLQTGGGVFVAAAPDVDAAVLSVLFDWTPPLASDEVADAGVLAATDLRHPVLRPFAQVAANLGQITFDRAWRIDPGAGWQVAARFTNGDVALAERTGTRGRVLLLTSDVDRRWNDFPLHASFVAFAQETARYLSARAPVPATFLVADVPPGIAARPGFYEHDARTIAVNVDPRESRIERVTPQEFRSLVTRTAAQVRPQAARQAAEAERREHYWQYGLMLMLATLVVEAFVGARG is encoded by the coding sequence GTGTCGTTCCTCACTCCCCTCTATCTGATCGGCGGCGCGCTCGTGCTGCTGCCCGTCGTGCTGCATCTGCTGCGGCGCGATGTGGCGCCGCCGGTGCCGTTCACCGCCGTGCACCTGCTGCGCGGGACGCCGGTCGCCCGCACCCGCCGCCGCCATCTCCGCGACCTGCTGCTGCTCGCGACCCGCGTCGCGGCGCTGCTGCTGCTGGCCGGTTCATTCGCGCGGCCGTACCGCGCCGCGGTCGCCGCGCCGGCCGGGACGACCGTCGTCGCCGTCGATCGCTCGTTCAGCATGGGGCCGCCGGCGCGGATGGCACGGGCGCGTGAGCTGGCACAGCAGGCGATCGACGGCGCCCGCGGCGATCGCGTCGTGGTCGTGGCATTCGACGATCGCGCCGAGGTCGTCTCGGCATCCGGCACCGTCGCCGACGCGCATGCGGCGCTGGCGTCGATGCAGGCGGGCTACGGCGCCACCGTCTACGCGGCGGCACTCGACAAAGCCGCCGATCTGCTGGTCGACGCCGACGGCGGGCGGCTCGTGATTGTGTCGGACCTGCAGCGGAGCGGCTTCGACCAGAGCGGGGCGACGTTGCCGGACGGCATCGATCTCCGCGTGCTCGACGCCGGCGGCGCGACCGCAAACCTGTCGGTGTCCAGCGCGACGATCGACCACCGCCGAGTGATCGTGACCGCCCGCAATGGCGGGCCGGCGCCGCGCACCGCCGTGCTCTCGGTCGCCGCCGACGGGCGCGATCTGCCGGCGCGCCGGCTCGAGCTGCAAGGGAACGACACCGTCGACGTCGCCTTCGAGGCGCCCGCCGACGTGCGCGCCGTCCGCGCCAGACTGAGCGGCGACGCAGCGGATGGGCCGACCGCAGACGACGAGCGCTATGCGGTGGGGGAGAGCCGCTCGCGGCCTCGGATGCTGATCGTGTCGGGCGCGCCAGGGTCGAAGAACGGCTTCTACCTGTCGCGCGCGCTGCTCGCGGAAGGGGACGAGGGTCCGGACTTCGACGTGCGCAGCGTCAGCGGAGTGGCCTTTTCGGCGATGAGCGATGCCGACCTGCACAACGACCAGGCGATCGCGCTGCTCTCGACCCGTGGACTTGATCGGCACGCCGGCGAGCGCCTGCGGCATTTCCTGCAGACGGGCGGCGGCGTCTTCGTGGCGGCCGCCCCGGACGTCGATGCCGCCGTGCTGTCAGTGCTCTTCGACTGGACGCCGCCGCTCGCTTCTGACGAGGTCGCAGATGCCGGCGTGCTGGCGGCCACCGATCTCCGGCATCCGGTCCTGCGGCCGTTCGCCCAGGTCGCGGCGAATCTCGGACAGATCACGTTCGATCGCGCGTGGCGGATCGATCCGGGCGCCGGCTGGCAAGTGGCGGCGCGATTCACCAACGGCGACGTCGCGCTCGCCGAACGGACGGGAACGCGCGGCCGGGTTCTGCTGTTGACCTCGGACGTCGACCGCCGCTGGAACGATTTTCCGCTGCACGCGTCGTTCGTCGCGTTCGCGCAGGAGACCGCACGCTATCTCTCGGCGCGCGCGCCGGTGCCCGCGACGTTCCTGGTCGCCGACGTGCCGCCCGGGATCGCGGCCAGGCCGGGATTCTACGAGCACGACGCGCGGACCATCGCGGTGAACGTCGATCCGCGCGAGAGCCGCATCGAGCGGGTGACGCCGCAGGAATTCCGATCGCTGGTCACCCGTACGGCGGCGCAGGTCCGGCCGCAGGCGGCGCGGCAGGCGGCCGAGGCCGAGCGTCGGGAGCACTACTGGCAGTACGGCCTGATGCTGATGCTCGCGACGCTCGTCGTCGAGGCGTTCGTGGGGGCGCGCGGATGA